A genomic region of Paroedura picta isolate Pp20150507F chromosome 4, Ppicta_v3.0, whole genome shotgun sequence contains the following coding sequences:
- the RPS21 gene encoding small ribosomal subunit protein eS21 — protein sequence MQNDAGEFVDLYVPRKCSASNRIIGAKDHASIQINISEVDKGTGRVNGQFKTYAICGAIRRMGESDDSILRLAKNDGIVSKNF from the exons ATGCAGAACGACGCTGGGGAATTTGTGGATCTGTATGTGCCTCGTAAATG CTCTGCGAGCAATCGGATAATTGGTGCTAAGGACCATGCTTCCatccaaataaatatttcagag GTTGACAAGGGCACAGGCAGAGTCAACGGCCAGTTCAAAACATACGCCATTTGTGGAGCAATCCGTAGGATG GGGGAATCCGATGACTCAATTCTGCGCTTGGCGAAGAATGATGGTATTGTTTCCAA gAATTTCTAA